The following coding sequences are from one Pristis pectinata isolate sPriPec2 chromosome 18, sPriPec2.1.pri, whole genome shotgun sequence window:
- the LOC127579880 gene encoding LOW QUALITY PROTEIN: somatostatin receptor type 2-like (The sequence of the model RefSeq protein was modified relative to this genomic sequence to represent the inferred CDS: inserted 1 base in 1 codon), with protein MSTSVLLPFIYFVVCVVGLSGNTLVIYVILRYAKMKTVTNIYILNLAIADELFMAGLPFIAIQVAMGHWPFGQAACRVLMTVDGINQFTSVFCLTAMSIDRYLAVVHPIKSSRWRKPRVAKLVNVAVWFISLLVILPIMIYSGVQTAHRNSSCTIIFPSEDQVWYTAFTIYAFVLGFVLPFSIICLCYLMIIFKVKASGIRVGSSKRKKSEKKVTRMVSIVVAAFACCWLPFYIFNLVPLGVKVLPTQASKGVFEFIVLLSYANSCANPILYAFLSDNFKKSFQNVLCLQKVSGLDEVDRSDQPPGTSRXLQDVTETQRTLLNGDDLQTSI; from the exons ATGAGCACCAGTGTGCTCCTACCCTTCATCTATTtcgtggtgtgtgtggtgggactgAGCGGCAACACCTTGGTCATCTACGTGATCCTGCGGTACGCCAAAATGAAGACGGTCACCAACATCTATATCCTCAACCTGGCCATCGCCGACGAACTGTTCATGGCCGGGCTTCCCTTCATCGCCATCCAAGTGGCCATGGGACACTGGCCATTCGGCCAGGCCGCCTGCAGGGTGCTGATGACCGTGGACGGCATCAACCAGTTCACCAGCGTCTTCTGCCTGACGGCGATGAGCATCGACCGCTACCTGGCCGTGGTTCACCCCATCAAGTCTTCGCGGTGGCGCAAGCCGAGGGTGGCCAAGCTGGTGAACGTGGCGGTGTGGTTCATCTCCCTGCTCGTCATCCTGCCCATCATGATCTACTCGGGGGTGCAGACTGCCCACAGGAACAGCAGCTGCACCATCATCTTTCCCAGCGAGGACCAGGTGTGGTACACCGCCTTTACCATCTACGCCTTCGTGCTGGGCTTCGTCCTGCCCTTCTCCATCATCTGCCTCTGCTACCTCATGATCATCTTCAAGGTGAAGGCTTCGGGCATCCGCGTGGGATCGTCCAAGCGCAAGAAGTCGGAGAAGAAGGTCACCAGGATGGTCTCCATCGTGGTGGCCGCCTTTGCCTGCTGCTGGCTGCCCTTCTACATCTTCAACTTAGTGCCGCTGGGGGTGAAGGTCCTGCCCACCCAAGCCTCCAAAGGCGTCTTCGAGTTCATCGTCCTCCTGTCGTACGCCAACAGCTGCGCCAACCCCATCCTTTATGCCTTTTTGTCCGACAACTTCAAGAAGAGCTTTCAGAACGTGCTGTGCCTGCAGAAGGTCAGCGGCTTGGACGAGGTGGACCGCAGTGACCAGCCGCCAGGAACAAGTC GGCTGCAGGATGTCACCGAGACGCAGCGGACTCTCCTCAACGGGGACGACCTGCAGACCAGCATTTAA